In Gemmatimonadota bacterium, a single genomic region encodes these proteins:
- a CDS encoding P-loop NTPase, which translates to MSRPMTLLPSSNGGTARAAQPATPTVVAVGSGKGGVGTSTIAALLAATMAEQGHRVLLVDAGQRLGGLHHLLGVEPTGSLGQLRGEREPRDLLVPVAERLSLFPASADETELRPTERRLLMRRVMSLFPSFELVVVDAGSSAESLVAACADGATRLLAVTAGDRISLVATYALVKLLHERAAGVRVDIVANRVGDDNADRLHEHLNGASVRFLSRTVPFAGAVPDDPDFGSALAAGLGTAEASLGSTAALAVRTIGERILAEAAAPPSIPRLLRKG; encoded by the coding sequence ATGAGTCGCCCCATGACCCTCCTCCCCTCGTCCAACGGCGGCACGGCGCGCGCGGCACAGCCCGCAACGCCGACCGTCGTCGCGGTCGGGAGCGGCAAGGGTGGCGTCGGGACGTCGACGATCGCCGCGCTCCTGGCCGCCACGATGGCCGAGCAGGGACATCGCGTGCTCCTCGTCGATGCCGGTCAGCGCCTGGGTGGGCTGCACCATCTCCTGGGTGTGGAACCAACCGGCTCGTTAGGTCAGCTCCGCGGCGAACGCGAACCGCGCGACCTCCTCGTCCCGGTGGCCGAGCGCCTCTCGCTCTTTCCGGCCAGCGCCGACGAGACCGAGCTGCGCCCCACCGAGCGCCGGCTCCTCATGCGACGCGTGATGTCGCTCTTCCCCTCCTTCGAACTGGTCGTCGTCGACGCGGGCTCGAGCGCCGAGTCGCTCGTGGCCGCCTGCGCCGATGGGGCCACGCGCCTCCTCGCGGTCACCGCGGGCGACCGCATCTCGCTGGTCGCCACGTACGCCCTCGTCAAGCTGCTGCATGAACGGGCGGCCGGCGTGCGCGTCGACATCGTGGCCAACCGCGTCGGCGACGACAACGCCGACCGACTGCACGAACACCTCAACGGGGCCTCCGTGCGCTTCCTCTCGCGTACCGTCCCCTTCGCCGGCGCCGTCCCCGACGACCCCGACTTCGGCAGCGCCCTCGCCGCCGGACTCGGGACCGCCGAAGCGTCGTTAGGCTCCACCGCGGCCCTCGCCGTCCGCACCATCGGCGAGCGTATTCTCGCCGAGGCCGCCGCACCGCCTTCGATTCCCCGTCTCTTGCGCAAAGGTTGA
- a CDS encoding flagellar hook basal-body protein: protein MKTDGIASAAYALRYWERRQDVASNNLANVNTTGFKGERVFARLVAEGLPVAEASTDFTEGVFSPTGNPLDIAQRGNNYFVVSTPGGERWTHGGSWSVDPKGFLADADGNQLLGEKGPIAVAGKTVEIDRTGWVVVDRVRVDRLRVETPAAGAVLQHEGGTRFVPDAGRTVVAVDARDIRQGHLEGSNVNTLSSLVDLISIQRNFTDAQKVLSTLDGIRGTIANDLSRVPG from the coding sequence ATGAAGACCGACGGAATCGCCAGCGCCGCCTACGCCCTCCGCTATTGGGAGCGCCGTCAGGACGTCGCGTCGAACAACCTGGCCAACGTCAACACGACGGGCTTCAAGGGCGAGCGCGTCTTCGCCCGCCTGGTCGCCGAGGGACTCCCGGTGGCCGAGGCCTCGACGGACTTCACGGAGGGGGTCTTCTCCCCGACCGGCAATCCGCTCGACATCGCCCAGCGCGGCAACAACTACTTCGTCGTCTCCACGCCCGGCGGTGAACGCTGGACGCACGGGGGCTCGTGGAGTGTCGACCCCAAGGGGTTCCTGGCCGACGCCGACGGCAATCAACTGTTAGGCGAGAAGGGCCCCATCGCGGTCGCCGGCAAGACCGTCGAGATCGACCGCACCGGATGGGTGGTGGTCGACCGCGTCCGCGTCGACCGCCTGCGCGTCGAGACGCCGGCCGCCGGCGCCGTGCTCCAGCACGAGGGGGGGACGCGCTTCGTCCCCGACGCGGGCCGCACCGTCGTCGCCGTCGACGCGCGCGACATCCGGCAGGGCCACCTCGAGGGGAGCAACGTCAACACCCTCTCCTCGCTCGTGGACCTGATTTCGATCCAGCGCAACTTCACCGACGCGCAGAAGGTGCTCAGCACGCTCGACGGCATTCGCGGCACCATCGCGAACGACCTGTCCCGCGTCCCCGGCTGA
- the flhA gene encoding flagellar biosynthesis protein FlhA, whose amino-acid sequence MPVAEGLAKRNAEMGLAIAVVFVLGLMIVPLPAVILDLLLATSIGLSLVVLLTTMQTVEPLEFSSFPAMLLLLTIFRLGLNFASTRLILSEGHAGQVIQAFGQFVIGGNYAVGVVLFLILIGINFIVITKGAGRVAEVAARFTLDAMPGKQMAIDADLSAGLIDETEARRRREEIARQADFYGAMDGASKFVKGDAIAALLITGINILGGIFIAVIQRGLPLAQAASQYTILTVGEGLVAQVPALIVSTAAGIMVTRASGQARMGSQMAEQLAAYPRAMTVAAGVLTTFGLIPGLPKLPFLALGGAMFLLARAATAAETRRNAARQAATEESERPIEKPADPMRDLLQIDSIELEVGYALIPLVEERQGGNLLERIQLLRKQAALEVGILIPPIRVRDNLQLPANEYVIKLRGAEIARAEVMPRFHLALDTGSVIHGIEGIETIDPAFGLTARWIASSRRVEAESLGYVVVEPVVVIATHLMEALKVNAAELLGRQDVQEMVETLKKSHPALVEDLIPAKVSLGLLHRVLQRLLRERIPIRDLVTILEALGDGVEQTKDAEVLTEHVRRSLSNIIARSFADPSGAVSGITIGPRLEASLMGLFSPRNAPAGLAPLTPDLLADLLRELNFLATTHASEGRLPPLITPPSLRVGVRRLVEPVLATLPVISLAELPTTVKLNSVATWELTHAA is encoded by the coding sequence ATGCCGGTCGCCGAAGGGCTGGCCAAGCGCAACGCCGAGATGGGGCTCGCCATCGCGGTGGTCTTCGTGCTCGGCCTAATGATCGTGCCGCTCCCCGCCGTCATCCTCGACCTGCTGCTCGCCACCAGCATCGGGCTCTCGCTCGTCGTGCTGCTGACGACGATGCAGACGGTGGAGCCGCTGGAGTTCTCGTCGTTCCCGGCGATGCTGCTCCTGCTCACGATCTTCCGGCTGGGCCTCAACTTCGCCTCCACGCGCCTCATCCTCAGCGAGGGGCACGCCGGGCAGGTGATCCAGGCCTTCGGACAGTTTGTCATCGGCGGCAACTACGCCGTCGGCGTCGTCCTCTTCCTGATCCTGATCGGCATCAACTTCATCGTGATCACGAAGGGCGCCGGGCGCGTGGCCGAAGTGGCCGCGCGCTTCACCCTCGATGCCATGCCGGGCAAGCAGATGGCCATCGACGCCGACCTGTCGGCGGGGCTCATCGACGAAACGGAAGCGCGTCGGCGTCGTGAGGAGATCGCGCGACAGGCCGACTTCTACGGCGCGATGGACGGTGCCTCGAAGTTCGTGAAGGGTGACGCCATCGCCGCGCTCCTCATCACGGGCATCAACATCCTCGGCGGGATCTTCATCGCCGTCATCCAGCGCGGACTCCCGCTGGCGCAGGCCGCGTCGCAGTACACGATCCTCACCGTGGGCGAGGGGCTGGTGGCCCAGGTGCCGGCGCTCATCGTCTCCACCGCGGCCGGCATCATGGTCACCCGCGCCTCCGGCCAGGCGCGCATGGGATCGCAGATGGCCGAGCAGCTCGCCGCCTATCCGCGGGCGATGACGGTGGCGGCCGGCGTGCTGACGACCTTCGGCCTCATCCCCGGGCTCCCGAAGCTCCCGTTCCTGGCGTTAGGCGGCGCCATGTTCCTCCTGGCGCGTGCGGCGACCGCCGCCGAGACCCGGCGGAACGCGGCGCGGCAGGCGGCGACGGAAGAGTCGGAGCGCCCGATCGAGAAGCCCGCCGACCCGATGCGCGACTTGCTGCAGATCGACTCGATCGAGCTCGAGGTCGGCTACGCGCTCATCCCGCTCGTCGAGGAGCGCCAGGGGGGCAACCTCCTGGAGCGCATCCAGCTCCTCCGCAAGCAGGCAGCGCTCGAGGTGGGGATCCTGATCCCGCCCATCCGCGTGCGCGACAACTTGCAACTCCCGGCCAACGAGTACGTGATCAAGCTGCGCGGCGCCGAGATCGCCCGTGCCGAGGTCATGCCGCGCTTCCACCTGGCGCTCGACACCGGCTCCGTGATCCACGGCATCGAGGGGATCGAGACGATCGACCCCGCGTTCGGGCTCACCGCGCGCTGGATCGCCTCCTCGCGGCGCGTGGAGGCCGAGTCGTTAGGCTATGTGGTCGTGGAGCCGGTGGTCGTGATCGCCACGCACCTCATGGAGGCGCTCAAGGTCAACGCCGCCGAGCTCCTCGGGCGCCAGGACGTGCAGGAGATGGTCGAAACGCTCAAGAAGTCGCACCCGGCGTTGGTCGAAGACCTCATCCCGGCCAAGGTGTCGCTCGGGCTGCTGCATCGCGTCCTGCAGCGCCTGCTGCGCGAGCGCATTCCCATCCGCGACCTCGTCACGATCCTCGAGGCCTTGGGCGACGGCGTCGAGCAGACGAAGGATGCCGAGGTCCTCACCGAGCACGTGCGCCGCTCGCTGTCGAACATCATCGCGCGGTCGTTCGCCGATCCGTCGGGCGCGGTCAGTGGGATCACCATCGGGCCACGCCTCGAGGCGTCGCTCATGGGGCTCTTCTCGCCGCGCAACGCGCCGGCAGGGCTGGCCCCGCTCACGCCGGACCTGCTCGCCGACCTGTTGCGCGAACTGAACTTCCTCGCGACCACGCATGCCAGCGAGGGGCGCCTCCCGCCGCTCATCACCCCGCCGTCGCTGCGCGTGGGTGTGCGCCGCCTGGTGGAGCCCGTGCTCGCCACGCTCCCTGTCATCTCGCTCGCCGAACTGCCGACCACCGTGAAACTGAACTCCGTCGCCACCTGGGAGCTGACCCATGCTGCTTGA
- the flgA gene encoding flagellar basal body P-ring formation protein FlgA produces MPRLASCAAGLAWPILVALLPAGVVSGRALQAQEGGQGATTVAPTTPAARVVPTTDARVVPTTDARVVPMTDAHVAARRIPRGTVLRAADMNIARVPARVDARGVVHVDTTPVIPGWIARRVIQRGEVLRAPAVAPAPLVAAGQAVQFTYQQDGLELTLDGVAPVAGSLGDTIPVRLGARRRVTGVVAGPARVIATDLSRTP; encoded by the coding sequence ATGCCGCGCCTCGCGTCGTGCGCCGCCGGCCTCGCCTGGCCCATCCTCGTCGCCCTGCTGCCGGCGGGCGTCGTCTCCGGACGCGCGCTGCAGGCGCAGGAGGGGGGACAGGGTGCGACGACGGTGGCCCCCACGACGCCGGCCGCCCGCGTCGTCCCCACGACCGACGCCCGCGTCGTCCCCACGACCGACGCCCGCGTCGTCCCCATGACCGACGCCCACGTGGCCGCCCGTCGCATTCCGCGCGGCACCGTGCTGCGGGCCGCCGACATGAATATCGCCCGCGTGCCCGCCCGTGTCGACGCGCGCGGGGTCGTGCACGTCGACACCACCCCGGTCATCCCCGGATGGATCGCCCGCCGCGTGATCCAGCGCGGTGAGGTGCTGCGTGCGCCGGCCGTTGCCCCGGCCCCACTCGTGGCCGCCGGCCAGGCGGTGCAGTTCACCTACCAGCAGGACGGACTGGAACTGACGCTCGACGGCGTGGCCCCCGTGGCCGGGTCGTTAGGCGACACGATTCCCGTCCGACTCGGCGCCCGGCGCCGCGTCACCGGCGTCGTCGCCGGCCCGGCGCGCGTCATCGCCACCGACCTCTCGAGGACCCCATGA
- the flgG gene encoding flagellar basal-body rod protein FlgG yields MNPALRTSATGMMAQQLRTEVIANNLANVNTTGFKRSRASFEDLLYQTVQGAAVVGNPDTNTIPAVQVGRGTRLAAVQRLHSQGPVEQTSRPLDLAIEGEGFFQVQLPSGALAYTRDGSFGISDTGTMITSNGYAVVPGIKIPTDATEITISSTGKVSVSQSVTQVDKTELGQLELARFMNPSGLQALGENLFAETPASGQPTVGFPSEEGMGRILQGHLEGSNVEIVQEMVDMITAMRAYEINSKAIKNAEEMMSTANNMIR; encoded by the coding sequence ATGAACCCAGCCCTTCGCACCTCCGCCACCGGCATGATGGCGCAGCAGCTCCGCACCGAGGTGATCGCCAACAACCTGGCGAACGTGAACACCACGGGCTTCAAGCGCTCGCGTGCCTCGTTCGAGGATCTCCTGTACCAGACCGTGCAGGGCGCCGCCGTCGTCGGCAATCCCGACACCAACACGATCCCGGCCGTGCAGGTCGGTCGCGGGACGCGCCTCGCCGCCGTGCAGCGCCTGCACTCGCAGGGGCCGGTCGAGCAGACGTCGCGCCCGCTCGATCTGGCCATCGAGGGCGAGGGCTTCTTCCAGGTGCAACTCCCGAGCGGCGCACTGGCCTACACGCGCGACGGCTCGTTCGGCATCTCCGACACCGGGACGATGATCACCAGCAACGGCTATGCGGTCGTTCCCGGCATCAAGATCCCGACGGACGCCACCGAGATCACGATCTCGTCGACCGGCAAGGTCTCGGTGTCGCAGAGCGTCACGCAGGTCGACAAGACCGAACTCGGGCAGCTCGAGCTGGCGCGCTTCATGAACCCGTCGGGATTGCAGGCGTTAGGCGAGAACCTCTTCGCCGAGACGCCGGCGTCCGGGCAGCCCACCGTCGGCTTCCCCAGCGAGGAAGGGATGGGGCGCATCCTCCAGGGCCACCTCGAGGGGAGCAACGTCGAGATCGTGCAGGAGATGGTCGACATGATCACTGCCATGCGCGCGTACGAGATCAACTCCAAGGCAATCAAGAACGCCGAGGAGATGATGTCGACCGCCAACAACATGATCCGCTGA
- a CDS encoding FliA/WhiG family RNA polymerase sigma factor, which translates to MASENLWGALAKGDQVARERLLTENLNLVHHVARQLSKALAAPADFDELVSCGTIGLMNALDAFEPARGLAFSTFAVPRIRGAILDELRRQDHVPRSIRRKTREIAHARETLTRIFGRPATDRELAEHLGLDLGTLWRWQADTESAVQISLDQSATEHEGQPLLPPEALASEADNTIEDDINRDQEKEILKTALRGLKDQERIVLTLYYFEELKLHEIAEVLDLTESRVSQIRAKALSRLRTELAHFRTPA; encoded by the coding sequence ATGGCATCCGAGAACCTCTGGGGCGCACTCGCCAAGGGTGACCAGGTCGCACGCGAGCGACTCCTCACGGAGAACCTCAACCTCGTGCACCACGTCGCGCGCCAGCTCTCCAAGGCGCTGGCGGCCCCGGCCGACTTCGACGAGCTGGTCTCGTGCGGCACGATCGGGCTGATGAACGCCCTCGACGCCTTCGAGCCGGCGCGCGGCCTCGCCTTCTCCACCTTCGCCGTCCCTCGCATCCGCGGCGCCATCCTCGACGAATTGCGGCGCCAGGACCACGTCCCGCGATCGATCCGTCGCAAGACGCGCGAGATTGCGCACGCCCGCGAGACGCTGACGCGCATCTTCGGTCGCCCGGCTACCGACCGGGAGCTCGCCGAGCACCTCGGCCTCGACCTGGGCACGCTGTGGCGCTGGCAAGCCGACACCGAGAGCGCCGTGCAGATCTCGCTCGATCAGTCGGCAACCGAACACGAGGGACAACCGCTCCTCCCGCCGGAGGCCCTCGCCAGCGAAGCCGACAACACGATCGAAGACGACATCAATCGCGACCAGGAGAAGGAGATCCTCAAGACGGCGCTGCGCGGCCTCAAGGACCAGGAGCGCATCGTGCTCACGCTGTACTACTTCGAAGAACTCAAGCTCCATGAGATCGCCGAGGTGCTCGACCTGACCGAATCGCGCGTCTCGCAGATTCGCGCCAAGGCGCTGTCGCGCCTGCGCACCGAGCTCGCCCACTTCCGGACGCCGGCCTAA